The nucleotide window AATCGCGCTGAGCTTTCCCAAAAATTATCTTTCACGTTCACTGGCCAATTTTTTGCATTCCGAGACGCAATTGCCCAATATATCGAGATTTTCCTAAATGTTGAGCACAAAACCAAAAAAGAAACGGAGCCCCATTTGGGACTCCGCTCCATAAACCCGAAGGTTCGATTACTTGATTTCGACTTTCGCGCCTGCAGCTTCGAGAGTCTTCTTCATTTTTTCAGCTTCGTCCTTAGTCACGCCTTCTTTCACAGTCTTGGGCGCGCCTTCGACCAGAGCTTTCGCTTCTGCCAGGCCCAGGCCTGTCAGTGCGCGAACTTCTTTGATCGCGTTGATTTTGTTCGCGCCGGCATCTTTCAGGATGACGTCGAACGCTGTTTTCTCTTCAGCGGGAGCAGCCGCTCCGCCGCCAGCCGCAGCAACCGCAACGGGTGCAGCAGCCGAAACGCCCCACTTCTCTTCGAGAAGTTTCACGAGTTCAGCGATTTCCAGGACAGTTTTCTTCGAGAGTTCTTCAACCAATTGGTCGTTTGTCAGAGACATTTTAAATTCCTCCAAAAATGGATTAAAAAATTACGTTAAATTCAACAGTTTCAATATTCAGACTACTCTTTACGAGCTGCCAGAACGCGGACGAGACTTGCCGGCGCCTCTTTAAGAGTGCGAGCGAGTTTCGTACCCGGAGCTTGAAGAACTCCCAGGAACTGAGCGCGAAGGACTTCTTTCGACGGAAGAGTCGCCAGAAAATTGATCTTTGCAGAATCCATTTTCTGTCCGTCCATCACACCGGTTTTCAACTGCAGCAATTCCACGTCTTTCGCGAAAGTTGCCAGAGTTTTTGCCAGTGCCGAAGCATCTTCGTACGCGAACACAACAGCGTTTGTCCCTTTGAACGAACCCGACAGGGCTTGCTCAATTTCGGGAAAACCCTTGAGTGCACGCTTCGCCAGAGTGTTCCGGAACACTTTCATCTCGCCCTTCACCGGGTGAAGCTTTTTGCGCAGGTTTGTCACCTGCTCAACCTTCATCCCTTTGAAATCGACGAGGAAAGCGGCCTTGGCTTTGCTGAATTTCTCAACAAACACCTGAATCTCTTGCTCTTTTTCTGTACGTAGCATGTGGCCATCCTCCTTTCTTGAACGCCGGGCTCAAAACCCGTGCGAACAGTATTTCAATCAGCTGCGGTGAGACTGGCGTTATGCCAGCTGAGTGGGAGGGAAACCTCACACCTGCTTGTCTCGGTGGGCCTCCCCCGCGATTCCGGGGGAACTTAAAGACGGAGTCTGCGCTCCGAATACCTACTGTCTATGACCGCAAGCGGTTCTTAACTTGTCTGTGCGCCTGCCACCAAATGCCCAAACCCTTCGTTGCTCCTCGTCGACGTACCCCAAAGGGTACGCCTTCCTCGTCGCGCCTCGGTCTTGGTCATTTTGTGACCGGCTTTTTCTTCTCTGCGGACTACTCTTCGCTTTCCGCGCCCGAGACCGCGTTCAC belongs to Pseudobdellovibrionaceae bacterium and includes:
- the rplL gene encoding 50S ribosomal protein L7/L12, translating into MSLTNDQLVEELSKKTVLEIAELVKLLEEKWGVSAAAPVAVAAAGGGAAAPAEEKTAFDVILKDAGANKINAIKEVRALTGLGLAEAKALVEGAPKTVKEGVTKDEAEKMKKTLEAAGAKVEIK
- the rplJ gene encoding 50S ribosomal protein L10; protein product: MLRTEKEQEIQVFVEKFSKAKAAFLVDFKGMKVEQVTNLRKKLHPVKGEMKVFRNTLAKRALKGFPEIEQALSGSFKGTNAVVFAYEDASALAKTLATFAKDVELLQLKTGVMDGQKMDSAKINFLATLPSKEVLRAQFLGVLQAPGTKLARTLKEAPASLVRVLAARKE